In Phaseolus vulgaris cultivar G19833 chromosome 10, P. vulgaris v2.0, whole genome shotgun sequence, a single genomic region encodes these proteins:
- the LOC137818271 gene encoding protein transport protein Sec61 subunit beta-like, producing the protein MALGGTAPPRGSAAATANMRRRRTTSGGASGGAAGNMLQFYTDDAPGLKISPNVVLVMSIGFIAFVAVLHVMGKLYFVRREA; encoded by the coding sequence ATGGCTTTAGGTGGAACAGCTCCCCCAagaggaagtgcagcagctacTGCAAACATGAGGAGAAGGAGAACAACCAGTGGTGGGGCCTCTGGAGGAGCGGCTGGAAATATGCTCCAATTTTACACTGATGATGCTCCTGGACTCAAGATCTCCCCAAATGTGGTTCTTGTAATGAGCATTGGCTTTATAGCATTTGTTGCCGTCCTTCATGTGATGGGCAAGCTGTATTTTGTGCGTAGGGAGGCTTAG